In Brevibacterium zhoupengii, the following are encoded in one genomic region:
- the ygfZ gene encoding CAF17-like 4Fe-4S cluster assembly/insertion protein YgfZ, producing the protein MVDPDSNAHDGEADAAETQAAQSRPSSLSRPLSSTAVVGEGELAHTPLHYGSPLREQRALLEKGAIVDLPHLRVLRLSGADRLTWLNSITTQKLDTLAPGVATETLVLDPNGRIEGWLKLVDDGESLWAISELRTDDTLEFLRKMVFMMRVTIEDVSDEFQCIGALVTLPDSLPVTQLWTDPWPHIGTGSASYAQVDLGLGVAGEDHPGLETQFVIGIIARADLRAASANDFTMAGYNAWEALRIAAWRPGVNEIDHKSLVGELDLLRTSVHLAKGCYRGQEAVARVHNLGQPPRRLVFVHLDGSGHIQPEAGAEVLAEVRGAERSVGQLSSVALHWELGPIGLAVVKRNLSAEAELSFDLGEDAARVVGAQETIVAPVREHDLDLPSRNRDVDMRNQNR; encoded by the coding sequence ATGGTCGACCCCGACTCGAACGCACATGACGGCGAAGCCGACGCTGCAGAGACACAGGCAGCGCAGTCGCGTCCCTCATCGCTGAGCCGTCCGCTGAGCTCCACCGCGGTCGTAGGCGAAGGCGAACTGGCGCACACGCCGCTGCACTACGGTTCACCGCTGCGTGAACAGCGGGCACTGCTGGAAAAGGGCGCGATCGTCGATCTGCCTCATCTGCGTGTTCTGCGTCTGAGCGGAGCAGATCGCCTCACCTGGCTGAACTCCATCACCACGCAGAAGCTCGACACACTCGCCCCGGGCGTGGCCACAGAGACTCTGGTCCTTGACCCGAACGGCCGCATCGAAGGCTGGCTGAAGCTCGTCGACGACGGCGAATCGCTGTGGGCGATCAGCGAGCTGCGCACCGACGACACCCTCGAATTCCTGCGCAAGATGGTCTTCATGATGCGGGTGACGATCGAGGACGTCAGCGACGAGTTCCAATGCATCGGCGCACTCGTCACCCTGCCGGACAGCCTGCCGGTGACCCAGCTGTGGACTGACCCCTGGCCGCACATCGGGACCGGCTCGGCCTCGTACGCTCAGGTTGATCTCGGCCTCGGAGTGGCAGGGGAGGATCACCCCGGGCTCGAGACCCAGTTCGTCATCGGCATCATCGCCCGCGCTGACCTGCGGGCCGCCTCGGCGAATGATTTCACGATGGCCGGCTACAACGCTTGGGAAGCACTGCGGATCGCCGCTTGGCGTCCCGGTGTGAACGAAATCGACCACAAGTCGCTCGTCGGCGAACTCGATCTTCTGCGCACCTCGGTGCACCTGGCCAAGGGCTGCTACCGCGGCCAGGAGGCCGTGGCACGCGTGCACAACCTCGGCCAGCCGCCTCGTCGGCTCGTCTTCGTCCATCTCGACGGATCCGGGCACATTCAGCCCGAAGCCGGCGCCGAGGTGCTCGCTGAGGTCCGCGGAGCCGAGCGTTCCGTGGGTCAGCTGTCCTCGGTCGCCCTCCACTGGGAGCTGGGTCCGATCGGTTTGGCAGTGGTCAAGCGCAATCTCTCCGCCGAGGCGGAGCTCAGCTTCGATCTCGGTGAGGATGCGGCCCGTGTGGTCGGAGCTCAGGAGACGATCGTCGCGCCCGTGCGCGAACACGATCTCGACCTGCCCAGCCGCAACAGAGACGTCGACATGCGCAATCAGAACCGCTGA
- a CDS encoding nitrobindin family protein, whose product MIELDSSVHPELVPLSWLIGSWEGVGVVGYADTPEKQFGQRVEFTAHPGTPFLQYTAHAWLLSEDGELESTLTLETGIWQLVRPRDAGDVGPGMLIPTEDPSFTTAAAVETLRTNDDGFEIEAEIVHPHGVMELYAGHVKGPRIDLSTDVVARTKTAKEYTASTRMYGLVGGELMWAWDMAALGHELATHSSARLKKIA is encoded by the coding sequence ATGATCGAACTTGATTCCTCGGTACATCCCGAGCTCGTTCCCCTGTCCTGGCTGATCGGTTCGTGGGAAGGTGTCGGAGTCGTCGGCTACGCAGACACCCCTGAGAAGCAGTTCGGGCAGCGCGTCGAATTCACCGCCCACCCCGGAACTCCGTTCCTGCAGTACACCGCGCATGCGTGGCTGCTGAGTGAAGACGGCGAATTGGAGTCGACGCTGACCCTGGAGACGGGGATCTGGCAGCTCGTGCGTCCGCGCGATGCCGGTGACGTGGGCCCGGGAATGCTCATTCCGACCGAGGACCCGAGCTTCACCACGGCGGCTGCCGTGGAGACTCTGCGCACCAACGACGATGGATTCGAGATCGAAGCCGAGATCGTCCACCCTCACGGAGTGATGGAACTCTACGCAGGTCACGTGAAGGGACCGCGCATCGACCTCTCCACCGACGTCGTCGCCCGGACCAAGACCGCGAAGGAGTACACGGCCTCGACCCGCATGTACGGCCTCGTCGGAGGAGAGCTGATGTGGGCCTGGGACATGGCCGCGCTGGGTCACGAACTCGCCACCCACTCCTCAGCCCGACTGAAGAAGATTGCCTGA
- a CDS encoding ammonia permease, producing the protein MIRWIRVAVALVLALALSASVYWGYTLFLLATGLIVFGVAYGWPRLTDSPQPRATSIMLFLFGVAGLLAAFRDDTAPYLDWLPVLAGLGLLWTFVQNLTRGMGASDAVANVSAQVAGVVIALSASTWVAAITVPGDKESIVVGLISLIVAGCMTALPWPAIYTSPLAIAMSTAVAGILSVLIFQSSLSLPVALILGAVMGLLVAGVDRMLGLIAHSKYQAVSLELSQNIELKKNVEKARSFAVQLALGATPIALGGVVVYSLERIAL; encoded by the coding sequence GTGATCAGATGGATTCGAGTAGCTGTTGCCCTGGTACTGGCCCTGGCCCTCAGTGCCTCCGTGTACTGGGGCTACACCTTGTTCCTGCTTGCGACGGGACTCATCGTCTTCGGTGTCGCCTACGGTTGGCCGCGGCTCACGGACTCGCCGCAGCCCCGAGCGACCTCGATCATGCTCTTCCTCTTCGGCGTGGCCGGACTGCTCGCGGCGTTCCGCGACGACACGGCACCCTATCTGGACTGGCTCCCGGTCCTGGCGGGTCTCGGTCTGCTGTGGACCTTCGTGCAGAACCTCACCCGTGGGATGGGGGCTTCGGACGCCGTGGCCAACGTCTCGGCGCAGGTCGCGGGCGTGGTCATCGCCTTGTCCGCGAGTACGTGGGTCGCAGCGATCACCGTGCCCGGAGACAAAGAATCCATCGTCGTGGGTCTCATCTCGCTCATCGTCGCAGGCTGCATGACGGCCCTGCCCTGGCCTGCGATCTACACTTCACCGCTGGCGATTGCGATGTCGACCGCGGTTGCTGGGATCCTCTCGGTCCTCATCTTCCAAAGTTCTCTCAGCTTGCCTGTCGCGCTGATCCTCGGTGCTGTCATGGGCCTCCTGGTCGCCGGCGTCGACCGCATGCTCGGGCTCATCGCCCACAGCAAATATCAGGCCGTGAGCCTTGAGCTGTCCCAGAACATCGAGCTGAAGAAGAACGTGGAGAAGGCTCGCAGCTTCGCCGTCCAACTCGCGCTCGGCGCGACCCCCATCGCCCTCGGCGGTGTCGTCGTCTACTCCCTCGAGCGCATCGCTCTGTGA
- a CDS encoding class I SAM-dependent methyltransferase has protein sequence MTTMKPTSTDDQHHFDIGSDLGAQQLNSLSALFDGTTRSVLSTLPLPASPQCLEIGAGNGSVARMIAEQTGGQVVAIDLDTTHLPRTPGVEPHRHDIREGVPAGPFDLIHARLVLTHLPARREIFAQLIDELAPGGWLVLADVGLADELLVAPEETDHDVWRKYNDAAYRQVGPAAGHDYLWAEQTEAAMFGAGLSEVFAEHLVPLARGGGPWAVYQSNLSKQAEAPLLATGLSTTDMDRYRAMLSDPEFRARFFSLTYTAGRKPSA, from the coding sequence ATGACAACCATGAAGCCAACCTCAACAGACGACCAGCATCACTTCGACATCGGCTCGGACCTCGGAGCGCAGCAGCTCAATTCACTCTCCGCCCTCTTCGACGGGACCACCCGTTCGGTCCTGAGCACCCTGCCCCTCCCCGCATCACCGCAGTGTCTGGAGATCGGGGCAGGAAACGGCTCAGTGGCCCGGATGATCGCCGAGCAGACCGGCGGGCAGGTGGTGGCGATCGACCTCGACACAACACACCTGCCGCGAACGCCCGGAGTCGAACCGCACCGTCACGACATTCGCGAGGGAGTCCCCGCCGGCCCCTTCGACCTCATCCACGCACGGCTCGTCCTCACCCACCTGCCCGCGCGACGAGAGATATTCGCCCAGCTCATCGATGAGCTGGCACCCGGAGGTTGGCTCGTTCTCGCCGACGTCGGCCTCGCCGACGAGCTGCTGGTGGCCCCGGAGGAAACCGATCATGATGTCTGGCGCAAGTACAATGATGCGGCGTACCGGCAGGTCGGTCCGGCCGCCGGACACGACTATCTGTGGGCCGAGCAGACCGAGGCAGCCATGTTCGGTGCCGGGCTCAGCGAGGTTTTCGCAGAGCACCTCGTCCCGCTTGCCCGCGGCGGCGGCCCCTGGGCCGTCTACCAATCCAACCTCAGCAAGCAGGCCGAGGCACCGCTCCTGGCCACGGGGCTGAGCACGACGGATATGGACCGCTATCGCGCCATGCTCAGTGACCCCGAATTCCGTGCGCGCTTCTTCTCACTGACATACACGGCAGGACGCAAGCCGAGCGCATAA
- a CDS encoding winged helix-turn-helix domain-containing protein — MRILHICPTARLESPLAPESLQYLGHQVERLGLDQLNSARTDLSAADVIVADACLDLSLAPAIAEAVARAHISAPIVVVLSEGGLATASAKWNVSDIVLTTAGPAEVEARLRLARDHHLSTPSHEGASRGGGGGASTAATVATSGTSRAEAAYGGGPWISEGDPMVVVSGALRIDETAFTAHLGKRSLDLTYREFALLKFFAMHPERVFTRDEILLEVWGDDYYGGTRTVDVHVRRVRAKLGKDFENAIHTVRYVGYRFSPDSAAARGDSANVHDDPAAAHDGGAVPSTDDKSEPDKASEPDEESPPEAQPESNEEDLKV; from the coding sequence ATGCGAATCCTGCACATCTGCCCCACCGCCCGACTCGAATCCCCACTGGCCCCGGAATCCCTGCAGTACCTCGGCCATCAAGTCGAACGCCTCGGCCTCGATCAGCTGAACTCGGCACGCACCGATCTGAGTGCTGCCGACGTCATCGTCGCCGATGCCTGCCTTGACCTGTCCTTGGCCCCTGCCATCGCCGAGGCGGTGGCGCGGGCTCACATCAGTGCTCCGATCGTCGTCGTGCTCAGTGAAGGCGGCCTGGCGACCGCCTCGGCGAAGTGGAATGTGTCCGATATCGTCCTCACCACCGCTGGCCCCGCCGAGGTGGAGGCCCGCCTGCGTCTGGCCCGTGACCACCACCTGTCGACGCCGTCACACGAGGGTGCATCGCGAGGAGGAGGCGGCGGCGCGAGCACAGCGGCGACCGTGGCCACGTCGGGAACCTCACGCGCCGAGGCTGCATACGGCGGTGGCCCGTGGATCAGCGAGGGCGACCCCATGGTCGTCGTCAGCGGCGCCCTGCGCATCGATGAGACCGCATTCACCGCGCACCTCGGCAAACGCAGCCTCGACCTGACCTACCGCGAATTCGCCCTGCTGAAGTTCTTCGCCATGCACCCCGAGCGCGTCTTCACCCGTGATGAGATTCTGCTCGAGGTATGGGGAGACGACTACTACGGCGGCACCCGCACCGTCGATGTGCATGTCCGCCGTGTGCGTGCGAAACTCGGCAAAGACTTTGAGAACGCCATCCACACCGTGCGCTACGTCGGCTACCGTTTCAGCCCCGACTCAGCAGCAGCCCGCGGAGACTCCGCTAACGTTCACGATGACCCCGCGGCTGCCCACGACGGTGGAGCAGTCCCAAGCACCGACGACAAGTCGGAACCCGACAAGGCGTCGGAACCCGACGAAGAATCGCCACCTGAAGCACAGCCGGAGTCGAACGAGGAGGACCTGAAGGTATGA
- the mshD gene encoding mycothiol synthase produces MRIEASGAVMGTPIATLAEAELTFLDHVAAADGSAEISGGLLAIATGEDESHSAQTASSVWRVYADDALIGFGIRALQGDRHAAEFLIAPDHRGQGLGEELLSTILDEEPSSWCWSHGDHPAAQRLADKHGLGRDRVLYQMRTESGLNLDDLPQTSAPDNVTIRSFSPGDEEGWRQVNNAAFDWHPEQGSQTAEDFAEIIQAPDFDPDSVILATRDDQVIGFHQTKLTDFDDEGRLGEVYVVGVDPSVHAKGVGKALTIEGMRRMVAAGAKVIELYVESDNAPALGLYERLGFHVAVAHVSYAPASSTERNQE; encoded by the coding sequence ATGAGAATCGAAGCCAGCGGAGCCGTGATGGGGACCCCGATCGCCACCCTCGCCGAGGCGGAGCTGACCTTCCTGGACCACGTGGCAGCGGCCGATGGGTCCGCCGAGATCTCCGGCGGGCTTCTGGCCATCGCCACCGGTGAGGACGAATCGCATTCGGCACAGACGGCGTCGAGCGTCTGGCGGGTCTACGCCGACGACGCTCTCATCGGTTTCGGCATCCGCGCCCTGCAGGGCGATCGCCATGCGGCCGAATTCCTCATCGCCCCTGATCATCGCGGCCAGGGCCTCGGCGAGGAGCTGCTGTCGACGATCCTCGACGAGGAACCCTCCTCCTGGTGCTGGTCGCACGGCGACCACCCCGCAGCCCAAAGACTCGCAGACAAGCACGGGCTGGGCCGCGACCGGGTGCTCTATCAGATGCGCACCGAGTCCGGCCTCAACCTGGACGACCTGCCGCAGACCTCGGCCCCCGACAACGTCACGATCCGGTCCTTTTCCCCGGGCGATGAGGAGGGGTGGCGGCAGGTCAACAATGCGGCCTTCGACTGGCACCCTGAGCAGGGGTCGCAGACGGCGGAGGACTTCGCCGAGATCATCCAGGCGCCCGACTTCGATCCGGATTCGGTGATCCTCGCCACCCGAGATGATCAGGTCATCGGATTCCACCAGACCAAGCTCACGGACTTCGATGATGAGGGCCGCCTCGGCGAGGTCTATGTTGTCGGGGTCGATCCGAGCGTCCATGCCAAAGGCGTGGGCAAGGCACTGACGATCGAAGGCATGCGGCGGATGGTGGCTGCCGGAGCGAAGGTGATCGAACTCTACGTCGAGTCCGACAACGCACCGGCGCTAGGCTTGTACGAGCGGCTGGGATTCCATGTCGCGGTGGCGCATGTGTCCTATGCGCCGGCTTCCTCGACCGAACGCAATCAGGAGTAG
- a CDS encoding RNA degradosome polyphosphate kinase: protein MYDISAVGAELGLPDPEDRFLDRELSWLAFNERVLDLASDPDMPLLERVRFLSIFATNLDEFFMVRVAGLKRRINTGLAVPSVTGRMPLQVMHAIGVRAHELMTRHAALLKDDIGPRLDAESITKVQVDELTEDERARVDEFFAGHVFPVLTPLAVDPAHPFPYISGLSLNLGVLLRYPDSGKELFARVKVPPRLPRFFNVATATDRPVGRDVPARFVALEDIIAEHLDTLFEGMEIIHHSTFRVTRNEDVEVEEDDAENLLKALEKELLRRRFGPAVRLEITENIHPRVREMLKDELGIDENEIYQLPTPLDLSGMSDIADVPRDDLHFRKMVPQMNKDLSLRESSDQVDVFAAVSNRDILLHHPYDSFSTSVQAFLEQAAADKNVLAIKQTLYRTSGDSPIIDALVDAAQAGIQVLAVVEIKARFDEEANITWARKLERAGVHVVYGIVGLKTHAKLSLVVRQEAEGLARYCHVGTGNYHPKTARGYEDFGLLTKDKNVADDLTKLFNQLSGYAPLAEYSRLLVAPTRVRSGLTELIDKEIAIAEAGGEGMIRIKVNSIVDEAIIDALYMASRAGVKVEVFVRGICALRPGIPGVSENITVRSVLGRFLEHSRTFVFGNNGDPLVYIGSADMMHRNLDRRVETLVELVAPNHKAEIIELFDLAFADTTSAFDLAADGKWTRSTHDDEGNRLAEYQTELIRRHRKRRQIGEEA from the coding sequence ATGTACGACATCAGCGCAGTCGGAGCGGAACTGGGTCTGCCGGATCCGGAGGATCGATTCCTCGACCGAGAACTCAGCTGGTTGGCGTTCAACGAGCGTGTCCTCGACCTCGCCTCAGACCCTGACATGCCGCTGCTGGAGAGGGTCCGCTTCCTCTCGATCTTCGCAACCAACCTCGACGAGTTCTTCATGGTCCGCGTCGCCGGCCTCAAACGCCGCATCAACACCGGCCTGGCCGTGCCCAGCGTCACCGGGCGGATGCCGCTGCAGGTGATGCACGCGATCGGGGTCCGGGCCCACGAACTCATGACCCGCCATGCCGCCCTGCTCAAGGACGACATCGGGCCCCGCCTCGATGCGGAGTCGATCACGAAGGTCCAGGTGGACGAGCTCACCGAAGACGAACGTGCCCGGGTCGACGAATTCTTCGCCGGCCATGTCTTCCCCGTCCTCACCCCGCTCGCGGTGGACCCGGCCCACCCGTTCCCCTATATCTCGGGACTCTCGCTCAACCTCGGCGTCCTTCTGCGCTACCCGGACTCCGGCAAGGAGCTCTTCGCCCGGGTCAAGGTGCCGCCGCGCCTGCCCCGGTTCTTCAATGTCGCCACGGCCACGGACCGCCCCGTCGGCCGCGATGTCCCCGCCCGCTTCGTCGCGCTCGAAGACATCATCGCCGAGCACCTCGACACTCTCTTCGAGGGGATGGAGATCATCCACCACTCGACCTTCCGCGTCACCCGCAATGAGGACGTCGAGGTCGAAGAGGACGATGCGGAGAACCTCCTCAAGGCTCTGGAGAAGGAGCTCCTGCGCCGTCGCTTCGGTCCGGCGGTGAGGTTGGAGATCACGGAGAACATCCATCCCCGCGTCCGCGAGATGCTCAAGGACGAACTCGGCATCGACGAGAACGAGATCTACCAGCTGCCGACCCCGCTCGACCTCTCCGGCATGTCAGACATCGCCGATGTCCCCCGCGATGACCTGCACTTCCGCAAGATGGTCCCGCAGATGAACAAGGATCTGTCGCTGCGCGAATCCAGCGACCAAGTCGACGTCTTCGCAGCCGTGAGCAATCGCGACATCCTCCTCCACCACCCCTACGACTCGTTCTCCACGAGCGTGCAGGCGTTCCTCGAGCAGGCGGCCGCGGACAAGAACGTGCTCGCCATCAAGCAGACGCTCTACCGGACCTCAGGTGACTCCCCGATCATCGATGCCCTCGTCGACGCCGCACAGGCAGGCATCCAGGTCCTCGCCGTCGTCGAGATCAAGGCTCGCTTCGATGAGGAGGCCAACATCACCTGGGCGCGCAAGCTCGAACGCGCCGGTGTCCATGTCGTCTACGGAATCGTCGGCCTCAAGACCCACGCGAAGCTCTCCCTCGTCGTCCGTCAGGAGGCCGAGGGTCTGGCCCGCTACTGCCACGTCGGCACCGGAAACTACCACCCGAAGACCGCGCGCGGGTACGAGGACTTCGGGCTGCTGACCAAGGACAAGAACGTCGCCGATGACCTGACGAAGCTGTTCAACCAGCTCTCCGGATACGCTCCCTTGGCCGAGTATTCGCGTCTGCTCGTCGCACCCACACGGGTCCGGTCGGGACTGACCGAGCTCATCGACAAGGAGATCGCCATCGCCGAGGCGGGCGGTGAGGGCATGATCCGGATCAAGGTCAACTCCATCGTCGATGAGGCGATCATCGATGCCCTCTACATGGCCTCCCGCGCCGGGGTCAAGGTCGAGGTCTTCGTCCGCGGCATCTGCGCCCTGCGACCGGGCATCCCCGGGGTGAGTGAGAACATCACCGTGCGCTCCGTCCTCGGCCGCTTCCTCGAACATTCGCGGACCTTCGTCTTCGGCAACAACGGCGATCCGCTCGTCTACATCGGCTCGGCGGACATGATGCACCGCAACCTCGACCGACGCGTCGAAACGCTCGTCGAACTCGTCGCCCCGAATCACAAGGCCGAGATCATCGAACTCTTCGATCTCGCCTTCGCGGACACCACCTCGGCGTTCGACCTCGCCGCCGACGGCAAGTGGACGCGCAGCACCCACGACGATGAGGGCAACCGTCTCGCCGAGTATCAGACGGAGCTCATCCGCCGACATCGCAAGCGCCGACAGATCGGGGAAGAGGCTTGA
- a CDS encoding NUDIX hydrolase, producing the protein MSAKSVGSAQASSRVTADILAAGALCWRQGSEGIEVALIHRPRYNDWSWPKGKVESGETLPETAVREVKEETGLDITLGVPLPSAEYMVGGKNLKKVFYWSAQVKSDHTFAPMSKAEVDEVGWFPVGEARTKLTSYADRDQLDALEKYDATNALRAWPLILVRHGKAFPRAKWHETEHVRPLLALGTRQAMALTGLLSAWGTKKLISSPWKRCVATLTPLSAATGKSIRKVSCLSEKASSANPDKTSRFIEKLLEKGKPVIYCTHRPVLPLILAVYAKHAPQRIAEKLPQEDPYLKPGEIIVAYVRPGAVPRIVEFERIRPIDA; encoded by the coding sequence TTGAGCGCGAAATCGGTCGGTTCCGCGCAGGCATCCTCGCGCGTCACCGCCGATATCCTCGCCGCCGGGGCCCTGTGCTGGCGCCAGGGCAGCGAAGGCATTGAGGTCGCACTCATCCACCGCCCCCGCTACAACGACTGGTCCTGGCCCAAGGGCAAGGTCGAATCCGGAGAGACCCTTCCCGAGACTGCTGTTCGTGAGGTCAAAGAGGAGACGGGACTCGACATCACCCTCGGCGTTCCCCTGCCCTCAGCCGAGTACATGGTCGGGGGAAAGAACCTCAAGAAGGTCTTCTACTGGTCGGCTCAGGTCAAGAGCGATCACACCTTCGCGCCGATGAGCAAGGCCGAGGTCGATGAGGTGGGATGGTTTCCCGTCGGCGAGGCTCGCACGAAGCTGACTTCCTATGCCGATCGCGACCAACTCGATGCCCTGGAGAAGTACGATGCGACCAACGCGCTGCGCGCCTGGCCGCTGATCCTCGTCCGGCACGGTAAGGCCTTTCCCCGCGCGAAGTGGCATGAGACGGAGCACGTGCGCCCGCTGCTGGCGCTGGGCACCCGCCAGGCCATGGCACTGACCGGGCTGCTCTCGGCATGGGGGACGAAGAAGCTGATCTCGAGTCCGTGGAAGCGGTGTGTGGCCACGCTGACCCCCTTGTCTGCGGCGACGGGCAAGTCGATCAGGAAGGTCTCGTGCCTGAGTGAGAAGGCAAGTTCGGCGAACCCCGACAAGACCTCGCGGTTCATCGAGAAGCTGTTGGAGAAGGGCAAGCCGGTCATCTACTGCACCCACCGCCCGGTCCTGCCGCTGATCCTCGCGGTCTATGCCAAGCATGCCCCGCAGCGCATCGCTGAGAAGCTGCCGCAGGAGGACCCCTACCTCAAACCCGGTGAGATCATCGTCGCGTATGTGCGTCCGGGGGCTGTGCCTCGCATCGTCGAGTTCGAACGGATCCGCCCGATCGACGCCTGA
- the pstS gene encoding phosphate ABC transporter substrate-binding protein PstS yields the protein MKLKHLAPSAAILAAGALTLSACGGTSATGEEASSGGDSDLQGTLTGIGASSQKAAMDAWTADFAAENSGVTVNYSPDGSGAGREQFLAGNAQFAGSDAHLDDDEVKQGKEACGADGAYEFPVYISPIAVAFNVEGVDELNLAPATIAKIFKGEISKWNDKAIKADNPDADLPDTKITAVHRADDSGTTENFAEYLKATAEKDWDAEVSGDFPKDFGGEAAQGTDGVVQTVSDTDGAIGYADASAVGSLSKAKVKVGDEYVELSADAASKVVDASDKVEGRTEGDLAFDLARDTTESGAYPIVLVSYHVVCSSYKDQETVDMVKAWEKFVVSEEGQKSAADSAGSAPLSDDLRSQIETVIDSIKVEG from the coding sequence GTGAAGCTGAAGCACCTGGCACCCTCCGCTGCAATCCTCGCAGCCGGCGCACTCACCCTGTCGGCATGTGGCGGAACCTCCGCCACCGGAGAGGAAGCAAGCAGCGGTGGCGACAGCGACCTGCAGGGCACCCTCACCGGCATCGGCGCTTCCTCGCAGAAGGCTGCGATGGACGCCTGGACCGCCGACTTCGCCGCGGAGAACTCCGGCGTGACTGTCAACTACTCCCCCGATGGCTCGGGTGCAGGCCGCGAGCAGTTCCTGGCTGGAAACGCTCAGTTCGCCGGTTCTGACGCTCACCTCGACGATGACGAAGTCAAGCAGGGCAAGGAAGCCTGCGGCGCCGATGGAGCCTACGAGTTCCCCGTCTACATCTCCCCGATCGCAGTGGCGTTCAACGTCGAAGGCGTCGACGAACTCAACCTCGCACCTGCAACCATCGCCAAGATCTTCAAGGGCGAAATCAGCAAGTGGAACGACAAGGCGATCAAGGCCGACAACCCGGATGCCGATCTGCCTGACACGAAGATCACCGCCGTCCACCGCGCCGATGACTCCGGCACCACGGAGAACTTCGCCGAGTACCTCAAGGCCACAGCCGAGAAGGACTGGGACGCTGAGGTCAGCGGAGACTTCCCGAAGGACTTCGGTGGCGAGGCCGCACAGGGCACCGATGGTGTCGTGCAGACCGTCTCCGACACCGATGGAGCCATCGGCTACGCTGACGCCTCCGCTGTCGGTTCGCTGAGCAAGGCCAAGGTCAAGGTCGGCGACGAATACGTCGAGCTCTCCGCCGATGCCGCTTCGAAGGTCGTCGACGCTTCCGACAAGGTCGAGGGCCGCACCGAAGGCGACCTCGCCTTCGACCTGGCTCGCGACACCACCGAGTCGGGCGCCTACCCGATCGTCCTCGTGTCCTACCACGTCGTCTGCTCGTCCTACAAGGACCAGGAGACCGTGGACATGGTCAAGGCCTGGGAGAAGTTCGTCGTCTCCGAGGAAGGACAGAAGTCGGCAGCAGACTCCGCTGGCTCGGCCCCATTGTCTGACGACCTGCGTTCGCAGATCGAAACCGTCATCGATTCGATCAAGGTTGAAGGCTGA
- the pstC gene encoding phosphate ABC transporter permease subunit PstC, whose amino-acid sequence MPTSTQTTESGPAGTPEPGSRGESGAAQKPKAVVRPGDRIFSAATLIAGILILLILAGVALFLLAQSKDTIEAQITDPSSITGGKGFFSYVWPLVIGTLISSAIALLVATPFALGIALFTTHMSPRKLAPVLGYVIDLLAAIPSVVYGLWGIALAGNLTAFYLWLSKWFGWIPIFAPDENGDVSNTGRTLLTASLVLAIMILPIITSLTREVFLQTPRLQEEAALALGATRWEMIRMSVLPFGKSGIASATMLGLGRALGETMAVAMILSPGLLTASLVVSGNQTIASEIAQNFPEAAGLRLSELITVGLVLFVITLLVNMGARAIVAKTSVKGS is encoded by the coding sequence GTGCCGACCAGCACACAGACCACAGAGTCCGGCCCTGCCGGAACACCTGAACCGGGCTCACGCGGTGAGTCCGGCGCAGCCCAGAAGCCCAAAGCCGTCGTTCGTCCCGGAGACCGGATCTTTTCGGCCGCGACGCTCATCGCCGGCATCCTGATCCTGCTCATCCTGGCAGGGGTCGCCCTGTTCCTTCTGGCGCAGTCCAAGGACACCATCGAAGCCCAGATCACCGATCCGAGCTCGATCACCGGCGGCAAGGGATTCTTCTCCTACGTCTGGCCGCTTGTCATCGGCACACTGATCTCCTCCGCCATCGCCCTGCTCGTGGCGACTCCGTTCGCGCTGGGCATCGCACTGTTCACCACGCACATGTCGCCTCGGAAGCTCGCCCCGGTCCTCGGCTACGTCATCGACCTGCTCGCCGCGATCCCCTCCGTCGTCTACGGTCTGTGGGGAATCGCCCTGGCCGGCAACCTCACCGCGTTCTACCTGTGGCTGTCGAAGTGGTTCGGCTGGATCCCGATCTTCGCCCCCGACGAGAACGGCGATGTGTCGAACACCGGGCGCACCCTGCTGACGGCCTCCCTCGTGCTCGCCATTATGATCCTGCCGATCATCACCTCTCTGACCCGCGAGGTCTTCCTGCAGACTCCCCGTCTGCAGGAAGAAGCAGCTCTCGCTCTCGGCGCCACGCGCTGGGAGATGATCCGCATGTCGGTGCTGCCGTTCGGAAAGTCCGGCATCGCCTCGGCGACCATGCTCGGCCTCGGCCGCGCGCTCGGCGAAACTATGGCTGTGGCCATGATCCTCTCCCCTGGACTGCTCACCGCATCCCTGGTGGTCAGCGGCAATCAGACCATCGCTTCTGAGATTGCTCAGAACTTCCCCGAAGCCGCCGGACTGCGACTGTCCGAACTGATCACAGTCGGCCTCGTCCTGTTCGTCATCACCCTGCTGGTGAACATGGGTGCACGTGCAATTGTTGCCAAGACCTCGGTGAAGGGCAGTTGA